In the Populus trichocarpa isolate Nisqually-1 chromosome 1, P.trichocarpa_v4.1, whole genome shotgun sequence genome, one interval contains:
- the LOC18095633 gene encoding probable disease resistance protein At4g27220 yields MTCLIWSDHVNKWSAKNDDSVSDGLSILDRRCCSMAESFCWACLRVCNSDLRVFISDCNSGMVTVVLANRSLYLLLKPCKLFSQGIEERQQKKRVKHTDPFWDHVEKTNDGGPFKCKFCKSTFAASTSISRFKYHLSGESGKGVGICGRVPVDVKAAAYQAMHKKQNPIPPIDHTVPNVQAQRIEQEGRDLPDMAMEDWTESMRSEELMVVNEAGGSRGSQGQGGYLLDMVDTENLTQSRTMEGIALIDHVRVHEEQGTDVSDGVVENLTDNFTRGVSIVTEESRVSEGLDAHKAKGEALLTTKLVGQASDRNKETIWSWLMKDDVLSVGIYGMGGVGKTSLATQIHNQLLQRPSSFNYVFWVTVSQNFTISKLQYLIAKAINLDLSNEEDEKKRAAKLSKALVAKGKSVLILDDIWNHFLLETVGIPVGVNACKLILTSRSLEVCRRMGCQKSIKVELLTKEEAWTLFVEKLGNYATFSPEVVQIAKSVAAECARLPLGIIAMAGSMRGVDDLHEWRNALTELKQSEVRAEDMETEVFHILRFSYMRLNDSALQQCLLYCAYFPEDFTVDREDLIGYLIDEGIIQPMKSRQAEYDRGQAMLNKLENACLLESFFSNENYRVFKMHDLIRDMALQKLREKSPIMVEGGEQLKELPDESEWKEEVVRVSLMENHVKEIPSGCAPMCPKLSTLFLSLNFKLEMIADSFFKHLQGLKVLDLSATAIRELPSSFSDLVNLTALYLRKCEKLRYIPSLAKLRELRKLDLRYTALEELPQGMEMLSNLRYLNLFGNSLKEMPAGILPKLSQLQFLNVNRLFGIFKTVRVEEVACLKRMETLRYQFCDLVDFKKYLKSPEVRQPLTTYFFTIGQLGVDRVMDSLLYMTPDEVFYKEVLVHDCQIGEKGRFLELPEDVSSFSIGRCHDARSLCDVSPFKHATSLKSLGMWECDGIEFLASMSESSTDIFESLESLYLKTLKNFCVFITREGAAPPSWQSNGTFSHLKKLRIGECLSMKNLLALDLLPNLTNLEVIEVDDCDQMEEIIAAEDEEEGMMVEDSSSSSHYAVTSLPNLKALKLSNLPELESIFHGEVICGSVQEILVVNCPNLKRISLSHRNHANGQTPLRKIQAYPKEWWESVEWGNSNSKNALEPLCVFRESLF; encoded by the exons GAGCGCCAACAAAAGAAGAGGGTTAAACATACCGATCCATTTTGGGATCATGTTGAGAAGACAAATGATGGTGGTCCTTTCAAGTGCAAATTTTGCAAATCTACATTTGCTGCGTCTACTTCAATCTCAAGGTTCAAATATCATTTGTCAGGAGAAAGTGGGAAAGGAGTTGGTATTTGTGGAAGAGTACCCGTTGATGTTAAAGCAGCAGCCTACCAAGCAatgcacaaaaaacaaaatcccatCCCCCCAATTGATCATACAGTTCCTAATGTACAAGCTCAAAGAATAGAGCAAGAAGGGAGGGATCTCCCAGATATGGCAATGGAAGATTGGACAGAGAGTATGAGATCGGAAGAGTTGATGGTTGTTAACGAAGCTGGTGGATCGCGAGGTTCTCAAGGGCAAGGAGGATATCTTTTAGACATGGTAGATACAGAAAATTTGACACAGAgcagaaccatggaagggattGCACTTATTGACCACGTTAGAGTTCATGAAGAGCAAGGGACAGACGTTTCAGATGGTGTAGTGGAGAATTTGACAGACAACTTCACCAGAGGTGTGTCTATAGTTACAGAAGAAAGTAGAGTTTCTGAAGGGCTTGATGCACATAAAGCTAAAGGAGAAGCATTGCTGACAACAAAGCTGGTAGGTCAGGCTTCTGACAGAAATAAGGAGACGATCTGGTCTTGGTTAATGAAGGATGACGTCTTAAGTGTTGGCATTTATGGGATGGGCGGTGTCGGAAAAACATCATTGGCGACGCAAATCCATAATCAGCTGCTACAAAGACCAAGTTCTTTCAATTATGTGTTTTGGGTTACTGTATCACAAAATTTCACCATCAGTAAATTGCAGTATCTTATTGCCAAAGCTATTAATTTAGACCTTTCAAATGAAGAGGATGAGAAGAAAAGAGCTGCAAAGTTGTCTAAAGCATTAGTTGCAAAGGGAAAATCTGTTCTCATTCTAGATGATATATGGAATCATTTTCTGCTAGAAACGGTGGGCATACCGGTTGGAGTTAACGCGTGCAAGTTGATTCTCACAAGTCGATCGTTAGAAGTTTGTCGGCGGATGGGTTGCCAAAAGAGCATCAAAGTAGAGCTTCTTACTAAAGAAGAAGCTTGGACTTTGTTCGTGGAGAAACTTGGAAATTATGCTACATTTTCTCCAGAAGTCGTACAGATAGCAAAATCTGTTGCAGCAGAATGCGCTCGTCTACCACTTGGGATTATAGCAATGGCAGGAAGCATGAGGGGAGTGGATGACTTGCATGAATGGAGGAATGCATTGACAGAATTGAAACAATCAGAAGTTAGGGCAGAAGACATGGAAACTGAGGTATTCCATATTTTGAGATTTAGTTACATGCGCTTGAATGACTCAGCATTGCAACAGTGTCTCTTATACTGTGCATATTTTCCTGAGGATTTCACCGTAGATAGAGAGGACTTGATAGGTTATTTGATCGACGAGGGAATAATTCAACCAATGAAGAGCAGGCAGGCAGAATATGATAGAGGTCAGGCTATGCTTAACAAACTTGAAAATGCTTGCTTATTGGAAAGTTTTTTCAGCAACGAAAATTACAGAGTTTtcaagatgcatgacttgatTCGAGATATGGCTCTTCAGAAACTGAGGGAGAAATCACCAATCATGGTTGAAGGTGGGGAGCAACTAAAAGAATTACCAGATGAGAGCGAGTGGAAAGAGGAAGTCGTGAGAGTTTCTTTAATGGAAAATCACGTCAAGGAAATTCCCTCTGGCTGTGCACCAATGTGTCCCAAGCTTTCAACGttgtttttatccttaaatttcAAGCTAGAAATGATTGCGGATTCCTTTTTCAAACATTTGCAAGGGCTCAAGGTTCTTGATCTATCAGCCACCGCTATCCGGGAATTGCCAAGTTCCTTCTCCGATTTGGTGAATCTCACTGCTTTATATCTCAGAAAATGTGAGAAGCTAAGATATATACCATCATTAGCAAAGCTTAGGGAGTTGAGGAAATTGGATCTCCGCTACACTGCACTGGAAGAACTGCCTCAAGGGATGGAAATGCTGTCCAATCTCAG GTATCTTAATCTTTTTGGAAATAGTCTTAAGGAGATGCCTGCTGGTATACTACCTAAGCTCTCACAGCTACAATTCCTTAACGTGAACCGGCTGTTCGGCATTTTCAAGACAGTACGAGTAGAGGAAGTAGCATGCTTGAAGAGGATGGAAACTTTGAGATACCAATTCTGTGATCTTGTTGACTTCAAGAAGTACCTCAAATCTCCAGAAGTGAGGCAACCTCTGACCACATACTTCTTCACAATAGGACAACTAGGTGTGGATCGAGTAATGGATTCTTTACTTTATATGACACCAGATGAAGTCTTTTATAAAGAAGTTTTGGTTCATGATTGCCAAATCGGTGAAAAAGGAAGGTTTCTTGAGCTCCCAGAAGATGTTTCATCTTTCTCAATCGGAAGATGTCACGACGCAAGGAGCTTATGCGATGTTTCTCCATTTAAACATGCAACTTCACTGAAGTCGTTGGGGATGTGGGAATGTGATGGGATAGAGTTCTTGGCTTCGATGTCAGAATCCTCCACGGATATATTTGAAAGCCTCGAATCGCTATACCTTAAAACTTTGAAGAACTTTTGTGTCTTCATTACAAGAGAAGGAGCTGCTCCACCATCATGGCAATCTAATGGTACCTTCTCTCAtcttaaaaaattgagaatagGTGAATGTCTGAGTATGAAAAATCTGCTCGCCCTTGACTTGTTGCCAAATCTCACAAACTTGGAAGTGATTGAAGTTGATGACTGTGACcaaatggaggagataatagcAGCAGAGGATGAAGAAGAAGGCATGATGGTTGAagatagcagcagcagcagccactACGCTGTTACCAGTCTCCCAAATTTGAAGGCTTTGAAATTAAGCAACTTACCGGAGCTAGAAAGCATTTTCCACGGGGAAGTGATTTGTGGTTCTGTACAAGAAATTCTTGTGGTTAACTGCCCAAATCTAAAGAGGATATCACTCTCTCATCGCAACCATGCTAATGGCCAAACACCACTTCGAAAAATCCAGGCATATCCAAAAGAATGGTGGGAATCAGTGGAGTGGGGCAATTCCAACAGTAAGAATGCCCTTGAACCCCTGTGTGTGTTTCGGGAGTCTTTATTTTAG